A genomic region of Crocosphaera sp. UHCC 0190 contains the following coding sequences:
- a CDS encoding CO2 hydration protein produces MVSIQVEPSRHPLAEYIYRLERGEALLKDSPRNVIEVVGILKSYGVILDAYSRNLIYIADHQFLVLFPFFKYFNGEFSFNKLWHHWNHDRINFEYAEYCMKAMMWHGGGGLDAYLDTPDFKQGIEKVIQAKFKNNFLMLGLNKAFPEFLPEHMRMMSYYSGLGQFWRVMADMFLSLSDRYDRGEIKSIPDVVQHILDGLVKDASKPITYQVKIRDKVYDVLPKSAELTFLMDTAVPYVEAIFFRGTPFPGTISYNAQAYQIPSEQAIFTFGALYADPLPVGGAGIPPTLLMQDMRHYLPDYLHDIYRQSFRQEDDLLVQICQSFQKSMFCVTTAAIKGLAPHPWNTNDLQQQKENRVYLEGWMSRFLTSQLAIVNG; encoded by the coding sequence ATGGTTAGTATACAAGTAGAACCCTCCCGTCACCCCCTTGCTGAGTATATCTATCGTCTGGAAAGGGGAGAAGCTTTACTCAAAGACTCTCCACGAAATGTGATTGAAGTGGTGGGTATTCTTAAGAGTTATGGGGTGATATTAGATGCTTATTCCCGCAATCTTATTTATATTGCTGATCATCAATTTTTAGTGTTATTTCCTTTTTTTAAATATTTTAATGGGGAGTTTTCTTTCAATAAATTATGGCATCATTGGAACCATGATCGCATTAACTTTGAATATGCAGAATACTGTATGAAAGCGATGATGTGGCATGGTGGAGGGGGGTTAGATGCTTACTTAGATACCCCCGACTTTAAACAAGGGATTGAAAAAGTAATTCAAGCTAAATTTAAGAACAACTTTTTAATGTTAGGACTGAATAAAGCCTTTCCTGAATTTTTGCCTGAACACATGAGAATGATGTCTTATTATAGTGGTTTGGGTCAATTTTGGCGAGTCATGGCTGATATGTTCTTATCCTTATCTGATCGCTATGATCGAGGAGAAATTAAATCAATTCCTGATGTAGTTCAACATATTTTAGATGGGTTAGTTAAAGATGCCAGTAAACCCATTACTTATCAAGTAAAAATCCGAGATAAAGTCTATGATGTCTTACCAAAATCAGCAGAATTAACTTTTTTAATGGATACGGCAGTTCCCTATGTAGAAGCCATCTTTTTCCGAGGAACTCCCTTTCCAGGCACCATTTCTTATAATGCTCAAGCCTATCAAATACCCTCGGAACAAGCTATTTTTACTTTCGGTGCTTTATATGCAGATCCCTTACCTGTTGGTGGTGCGGGCATTCCCCCAACCCTATTAATGCAGGATATGCGTCATTATTTACCTGACTATCTCCATGATATTTATCGCCAAAGTTTTCGTCAAGAAGATGACTTATTAGTTCAGATTTGTCAAAGCTTCCAAAAATCAATGTTTTGTGTTACCACCGCCGCCATTAAAGGGTTAGCCCCTCACCCTTGGAATACCAATGATCTCCAACAACAAAAAGAAAATCGTGTCTATTTAGAAGGATGGATGAGCCGTTTTTTAACCTCTCAATTAGCCATAGTTAATGGTTAG
- a CDS encoding carbonic anhydrase gives MKKLIEGLKEFQTGYFSSHRELFEELSHGQHPRILFITCSDSRIDPNLITQAQVGELFVIRNAGNIIPPFGAANGGEGAAIEYAVSALNIDQVIVCGHSHCGAMKGLLKLSSLEEKMPLVHNWLKHAEATRQVIKDNYSNLEGEELLEVTVAENVLTQLENLQTYPVIRSRLHQGNLSLHGWIYRIETGEVFEYDVISHDFIPPQSRIINPEPEYNFHPSCPVGSSSDSKVPTTPQPKSNGNGVKPVNNGNGNKGSSLPGYEHFPPEQAQRIYRGSH, from the coding sequence ATGAAAAAGCTAATTGAGGGACTAAAAGAGTTCCAAACAGGTTATTTTAGTTCTCATCGTGAACTGTTTGAAGAATTATCTCACGGACAACATCCCCGCATTCTTTTCATTACTTGTTCCGACTCCCGTATTGATCCCAATTTAATTACCCAAGCGCAAGTTGGTGAACTCTTTGTCATTCGTAATGCGGGTAATATTATTCCTCCCTTTGGGGCGGCTAATGGTGGGGAAGGAGCAGCAATCGAATATGCGGTTTCTGCTTTAAACATTGACCAAGTGATTGTTTGTGGTCATTCCCATTGTGGTGCCATGAAAGGGTTACTTAAATTGAGTAGTCTGGAAGAAAAAATGCCTCTAGTTCATAATTGGTTAAAGCACGCAGAAGCGACTCGACAAGTTATTAAAGATAATTACAGCAATTTAGAAGGGGAAGAACTCTTAGAAGTTACCGTCGCCGAAAATGTTTTGACGCAACTGGAAAATTTACAAACCTATCCTGTTATTCGTTCCCGTTTGCATCAGGGTAATTTAAGCTTACATGGTTGGATTTATCGCATTGAAACAGGGGAAGTGTTTGAGTATGATGTGATATCTCATGATTTTATTCCCCCCCAAAGTCGTATCATTAACCCCGAACCAGAGTACAATTTTCATCCCAGTTGTCCGGTGGGATCTTCGTCAGATTCTAAAGTTCCGACAACTCCTCAACCTAAGAGTAATGGTAATGGGGTAAAACCTGTTAATAATGGCAATGGTAATAAGGGATCTTCTCTTCCAGGATATGAACATTTTCCCCCAGAACAAGCTCAACGTATTTATCGGGGTTCTCATTAA
- the hflX gene encoding GTPase HflX, producing MRGTPIETIYGNLQGLKPSQIKQLKRLYHQKLVGDRFTTPEFAQRLAAVSSDMGQPVCAYVNRRGQVIRVGVGTPRQTQIPPLELPRYGAERLCGIRCLATKLKAEPPNESSLTAMVLQRLDALVMLPVTGEGKMRQGGGATGYVKEAYIAHLLPASDLNPNQEYYWTVSPAMTLETLTEQDFWGLVEGLEAEFRREYTAQQVEGDHERVMIVGLQTEKMSDHAFEETVAEVARLVDTAGGEVMETLRQKRDKPHPQTVVGTGKVQEIALRVQTLGANLVVFDRDLSPAQVRNLESQLGVRVVDRTEVILDIFAQRAQSRAGKLQVELAQLEYMLPRLVGRGQAMSRLGGGIGTRGPGETKLETERRAIQRRISRLQQEVNQLQAHRSRLRQQRQQREIPSVAIVGYTNAGKSTLINALTNAEVYTADQLFATLDPTTRRLSGMDSTTGQPYTILLTDTVGFIHELPPSLVDAFRATLEEVTEADALLHVVDLSHPAWQHHIQSVMKILKEMPLVPGPILLAFNKIDTAESDTLRLAQEEYPLGVFISASQRLGLETLREKLGQLVNYAAVN from the coding sequence CTGAGAGGTACGCCTATCGAGACCATCTACGGCAATCTGCAAGGGTTAAAACCGAGTCAGATTAAGCAATTGAAACGACTCTATCATCAAAAGTTGGTAGGCGATCGCTTTACCACCCCAGAATTCGCCCAACGACTGGCCGCCGTCAGTTCAGATATGGGTCAACCTGTCTGTGCTTATGTTAACCGTCGTGGCCAAGTGATTCGCGTCGGTGTAGGAACCCCACGACAAACCCAAATACCCCCCTTAGAATTGCCCCGTTACGGTGCAGAAAGACTGTGCGGCATTCGTTGTCTTGCCACCAAACTGAAAGCAGAACCTCCCAACGAGTCTAGCTTAACAGCCATGGTCTTACAACGACTTGATGCTTTGGTCATGCTTCCCGTGACAGGAGAAGGGAAAATGCGACAGGGTGGGGGGGCCACAGGCTATGTAAAAGAAGCCTACATTGCCCATTTATTGCCCGCCTCAGACCTCAACCCCAACCAGGAATACTATTGGACGGTTTCTCCGGCCATGACCCTAGAAACTCTAACAGAACAGGATTTCTGGGGGTTAGTGGAAGGGTTAGAAGCGGAATTTCGGCGAGAATACACGGCCCAACAGGTTGAAGGAGATCACGAAAGAGTGATGATCGTCGGCCTGCAAACCGAAAAAATGAGCGATCACGCCTTTGAGGAAACCGTAGCAGAAGTCGCACGACTTGTAGACACCGCCGGGGGAGAAGTGATGGAAACCCTGCGCCAAAAAAGGGATAAACCCCATCCTCAAACCGTTGTGGGAACGGGAAAAGTCCAAGAAATTGCCCTGCGTGTCCAAACCTTGGGGGCTAATTTAGTGGTCTTTGATCGGGATCTTTCTCCGGCCCAAGTCCGCAACCTAGAATCTCAATTAGGGGTTCGGGTGGTCGATCGCACCGAGGTCATTTTAGACATTTTTGCTCAACGGGCCCAATCCCGGGCCGGTAAATTACAGGTAGAATTAGCCCAATTAGAGTATATGTTGCCTCGACTGGTGGGGCGCGGTCAAGCCATGTCTCGGTTAGGAGGTGGTATCGGGACAAGAGGCCCAGGGGAAACGAAATTAGAAACGGAACGTCGTGCGATTCAACGGCGTATTTCCCGTCTCCAGCAAGAAGTTAACCAACTTCAGGCCCACCGTTCCCGTCTCCGTCAACAGCGTCAGCAACGGGAAATTCCTAGCGTGGCCATTGTGGGTTATACCAATGCGGGAAAGTCCACTCTAATCAATGCTTTAACCAATGCGGAAGTTTACACCGCCGATCAATTATTTGCTACCCTTGACCCCACTACCCGTCGTCTTTCGGGGATGGATAGTACCACAGGGCAACCCTATACTATCCTGTTAACGGATACAGTGGGATTTATTCATGAATTGCCCCCCTCCCTAGTCGATGCGTTTCGCGCTACCTTGGAGGAAGTGACAGAAGCAGATGCCCTGTTGCACGTGGTTGACTTATCTCATCCTGCCTGGCAACATCATATTCAATCGGTCATGAAAATTTTAAAAGAGATGCCCTTAGTGCCTGGGCCCATTCTCTTGGCGTTTAATAAAATTGATACAGCCGAGAGTGACACCCTGAGACTGGCCCAAGAAGAGTATCCTCTAGGGGTTTTTATTTCTGCTAGTCAACGGTTGGGGTTAGAAACCTTAAGGGAAAAACTGGGTCAATTAGTGAACTATGCGGCGGTTAATTAA
- the dnaB gene encoding replicative DNA helicase translates to MVINQTLPPQNIEAEESILGGILVDPEAMGRVVDLINTNAFYVKAHQEIYQAALKLYSQGQPTDVMTVKSNLEDHYLLQQVGGIDKLMQLVDRTVSAVNIDRYAVLVMEKYLRRQLIAAGHEIVDLGFETTRELDVVLDESEKKIFSLTQKRPQEGLIPISDTIIKTFNELEKLQDQTALPGIETEFYELDGITGGLQRSDLIIIAGRPSMGKTAFGLGVAANIAKKHNLPVAIFSLEMSKEQLSMRLLASEAGIESNRLRSGRLAQNDYEKISIAMGTLSNLPIYIDDAANITVMQIRSQVRRLLAEKKGEFGLVLIDYLQLMEGGGDNRVQELSKITRSLKGLAREVKAPVIALSQLSRAVESRNNKRPMMSDLRESGSIEQDADLIMMLYRDEYYNPDTVDRGVAEIIVTKHRNGPTGTIKLLFQAELTKFVNMHRNTNY, encoded by the coding sequence ATGGTCATTAATCAAACCCTTCCTCCCCAAAATATTGAAGCTGAGGAGTCAATTCTCGGTGGTATTTTAGTCGATCCAGAAGCCATGGGACGGGTGGTAGATTTAATCAATACTAATGCTTTTTATGTGAAAGCTCATCAAGAGATTTATCAGGCAGCATTAAAGCTTTATAGTCAAGGACAACCAACCGATGTCATGACGGTTAAAAGTAACCTTGAGGATCATTATTTATTGCAACAAGTTGGAGGAATTGATAAGTTAATGCAGTTGGTTGATCGCACGGTTTCGGCAGTAAATATTGATCGCTATGCGGTGTTAGTGATGGAGAAATATTTGCGTCGTCAATTAATTGCTGCGGGTCATGAAATTGTAGATTTAGGATTTGAGACAACGCGAGAATTAGATGTAGTTTTAGATGAGTCTGAAAAGAAAATTTTTAGCTTGACACAAAAGCGACCCCAAGAGGGGTTAATTCCGATTTCTGACACCATTATTAAAACTTTTAATGAGTTAGAAAAACTCCAAGATCAAACGGCACTTCCTGGCATTGAAACGGAATTTTATGAGTTAGATGGTATCACAGGAGGACTACAAAGATCGGATTTAATTATTATTGCTGGTCGGCCTTCGATGGGAAAGACGGCTTTCGGGTTAGGAGTTGCAGCTAATATTGCTAAAAAGCATAATTTACCTGTGGCAATTTTTAGTTTAGAAATGTCGAAAGAGCAGCTTTCTATGCGTTTATTAGCCTCAGAAGCTGGTATAGAAAGTAACCGTTTACGATCAGGAAGATTGGCACAAAATGATTATGAAAAAATCAGTATTGCCATGGGAACTTTATCCAATTTACCCATTTATATTGATGATGCTGCTAATATTACGGTGATGCAAATTCGTTCCCAGGTTCGCCGTTTACTGGCAGAAAAGAAAGGAGAGTTTGGCTTAGTTTTAATTGATTATTTACAATTAATGGAAGGTGGAGGTGATAACCGTGTTCAAGAATTATCAAAAATTACCCGTTCTCTTAAAGGGTTGGCCCGTGAAGTTAAGGCCCCTGTTATTGCTTTATCTCAGTTAAGTCGGGCTGTTGAATCGAGGAATAATAAACGTCCAATGATGTCAGATTTACGAGAAAGTGGTTCAATTGAACAAGATGCTGATTTAATTATGATGTTATATCGAGATGAATATTATAACCCTGATACTGTTGATCGAGGGGTTGCAGAAATTATTGTCACTAAACATCGTAATGGGCCAACGGGAACAATTAAGCTATTGTTCCAAGCAGAATTAACTAAATTTGTGAATATGCACAGAAATACCAATTATTAA
- a CDS encoding glycosyltransferase family 39 protein: MKSKNLLYSYYFLILIILMLGIFFRVVNLDKKVYWHDEIHTSLHITGFTAKEWHPSLFNGEVITQDSLQYHLKINDKKSLADTINTLVFDDPHHPPLYYILVRYWRQFWGDSITVIRSFSVLVSLWIFPAIYWLCWELFKQPIISSLCLALVAVSPLYVFYAQEAREYALFTVLIALSTASLLRSIRLTKDANIPQERCYLSWGVYLILTTLSLYTSLFSIFVIIAQAIYTLLIEKNAFNKVTIFYGISLVISCILFAPWMIVLIQNYEQYKRANNWMIAVTLPPEELLKTWGLNLSRLFFDLGWEIDTLLTYFIIILCLLLVSYSLYFLYKKSALKSWLFVFSLVFIQIFFLLGPDLLWGGVRSLSPRYLIPFYLGINLSVAYLLGIKLTHSTNKITKVWSMITIIILSLGIISCWINSQKDTAWTKVISYSLPQVAQIINKIDSPLVISNDQGYHPGNIMALSYLLNPEVKFQLLSQEKQYKFPKGFQTIFLLSPTDEFKLTLEKETKVKAKLMFGDAYLKLWKIEV; the protein is encoded by the coding sequence ATGAAATCGAAAAATCTCTTATATTCTTACTATTTCCTCATTTTAATTATCCTGATGTTAGGAATTTTCTTTCGAGTTGTTAATTTAGATAAAAAAGTTTATTGGCACGACGAAATTCATACCAGTTTACACATTACTGGATTTACTGCTAAGGAATGGCATCCTTCCCTATTTAATGGAGAAGTAATCACTCAAGATTCTTTACAATATCACTTAAAAATTAATGACAAAAAAAGCTTAGCTGATACCATTAATACTTTAGTCTTTGATGATCCCCATCATCCTCCATTGTACTATATTTTAGTGAGATATTGGCGACAATTTTGGGGTGATTCTATAACAGTAATCAGAAGTTTTTCTGTTTTAGTTAGTTTATGGATTTTTCCTGCTATTTATTGGTTATGTTGGGAACTTTTTAAGCAACCAATAATTAGCAGTTTATGTCTAGCTTTGGTTGCTGTTTCGCCTTTGTATGTTTTTTATGCTCAAGAAGCGAGAGAATATGCTTTATTCACGGTTTTAATTGCTTTGTCTACTGCTTCATTATTACGAAGTATAAGGTTAACTAAAGATGCCAATATCCCTCAAGAACGATGTTACTTAAGTTGGGGTGTTTATTTGATTTTAACCACCCTCAGTTTATACACATCTCTTTTTAGTATATTCGTGATTATTGCTCAAGCAATATATACTCTTTTGATAGAAAAAAATGCTTTTAATAAAGTCACTATTTTCTATGGAATATCATTAGTAATATCTTGTATTTTATTTGCTCCTTGGATGATAGTCTTAATTCAAAACTATGAACAGTATAAACGAGCAAATAATTGGATGATTGCTGTTACATTGCCACCGGAAGAATTATTAAAGACTTGGGGATTAAATCTTAGTCGTCTTTTCTTTGATCTGGGATGGGAAATTGACACCTTGCTTACTTATTTTATTATTATATTATGTTTGCTTTTAGTTAGTTATTCTCTTTATTTTTTGTATAAAAAATCAGCATTAAAATCTTGGTTATTTGTCTTTTCTTTAGTTTTTATTCAAATATTTTTTTTACTAGGGCCAGATTTATTATGGGGAGGAGTCAGATCCCTCTCTCCTCGTTATCTCATTCCTTTTTACCTAGGAATTAATCTTTCTGTTGCTTATTTATTAGGAATAAAATTAACTCATTCAACCAATAAAATCACTAAAGTGTGGTCTATGATTACGATCATAATTCTTTCTTTAGGAATTATTTCCTGTTGGATAAATTCACAAAAAGACACTGCTTGGACAAAGGTAATTAGTTATAGTTTACCCCAAGTTGCTCAGATTATTAATAAAATAGACTCTCCTTTAGTCATTAGTAATGATCAAGGTTATCATCCTGGTAATATTATGGCATTAAGTTATTTACTAAACCCAGAGGTTAAGTTTCAGTTACTATCACAAGAGAAACAATATAAATTTCCTAAGGGTTTTCAAACAATATTTTTACTGAGTCCAACAGATGAATTTAAACTCACATTAGAAAAAGAAACTAAGGTGAAAGCAAAACTAATGTTTGGTGATGCTTATCTTAAGTTATGGAAAATTGAGGTTTAA